In a genomic window of Dyadobacter fermentans DSM 18053:
- a CDS encoding zinc ribbon domain-containing protein, whose translation MENTIAQKLDALLKLQEIDSSLDEILKTRGDLPEEVRDLEDEIAGFETRLGKFKSEIANLNTEIDNFKNAQKEGEKLIKKYKDQQMNVRNNREYDAITKEIELQELDMQLADKKINEARARIRLIEEDANRAESILNERNEDLKVKKNELSVITSESQAEEQGLIAEREKHIKKIEERLLKSYQKIRDNSLNGLAVVHVQRGACGGCFSIVPPQRQADIRERKKLIVCEHCGRILADVESVQPVHQRR comes from the coding sequence ATGGAAAACACAATCGCACAAAAACTAGATGCACTCCTGAAACTTCAGGAAATCGATTCAAGCCTTGACGAAATACTAAAAACCCGCGGGGACCTGCCGGAAGAAGTAAGGGACCTCGAAGATGAAATCGCAGGATTCGAAACGCGTTTAGGAAAGTTTAAATCTGAAATTGCCAATCTGAATACGGAGATCGACAATTTCAAAAATGCACAGAAAGAAGGGGAAAAACTGATCAAGAAATACAAAGATCAGCAGATGAACGTCCGCAACAACCGCGAATACGACGCCATCACCAAAGAAATAGAATTGCAAGAACTTGATATGCAACTGGCCGACAAGAAGATCAACGAAGCCAGAGCGCGTATCCGCCTCATCGAAGAAGACGCCAACCGCGCGGAATCCATCCTGAATGAAAGAAACGAAGACCTGAAAGTGAAGAAAAATGAACTTTCGGTAATCACTTCGGAAAGCCAGGCGGAAGAGCAAGGGCTGATTGCAGAAAGAGAAAAGCACATCAAGAAAATCGAAGAGCGCCTACTGAAATCCTACCAGAAAATCCGCGACAATTCACTGAACGGCCTTGCCGTGGTGCATGTGCAGCGTGGGGCTTGCGGTGGATGTTTCAGCATCGTTCCTCCTCAGCGCCAGGCGGATATCCGCGAGCGTAAGAAACTGATCGTGTGCGAGCACTGCGGACGTATCCTTGCCGATGTAGAAAGCGTTCAGCCGGTACACCAGCGTCGCTAA
- a CDS encoding glycosyltransferase family 4 protein, which yields MRVAILSSIAWRTPPRQYGPWEQVASYLTEGLVEKGVDVTLFATTDSMTTAKLEGTSHAPYAEDREVDPKVAECLHISHLMENASRFDLIHNHFDFLPLTYSKLIPTPMLTTIHGFSSPKIRDVYRKYNGSCFYASISNADRSDELDYIATVYNGVDGKDFPFERNPQDYLLFFGRIHPEKGTLEAIQIARESGKVLLIAGLIQDDAYFEQKIEPCVDERSVFYIGNVGPSERKTLLGKALALLHPIQFDEPFGLSVAESMFCGTPVIAFNRGSMCELIVDGKTGFLVHTIGEAVQAVKRVAQLDRQECRQWAKAMFSKEKMVDNYMSVYEEILRR from the coding sequence ATGAGAGTGGCTATACTATCATCGATCGCATGGCGTACGCCGCCCCGGCAATATGGGCCGTGGGAGCAGGTGGCCTCCTATCTGACGGAGGGGCTCGTCGAGAAGGGGGTAGATGTAACGCTTTTTGCCACAACCGATTCGATGACTACGGCAAAACTGGAAGGAACCTCGCACGCTCCCTATGCGGAAGACAGGGAGGTAGACCCGAAGGTAGCTGAATGTTTGCATATCAGCCATCTAATGGAAAACGCCTCGCGGTTTGACCTGATCCACAATCATTTCGATTTTCTGCCACTAACCTACTCAAAGCTTATCCCCACCCCAATGCTGACGACGATCCATGGGTTTTCATCCCCGAAAATCCGGGATGTCTACCGGAAGTATAACGGATCATGTTTTTACGCATCCATTAGCAATGCCGATCGTAGCGACGAACTGGACTACATTGCAACAGTTTATAACGGTGTCGACGGCAAGGATTTTCCTTTCGAGAGAAACCCGCAAGACTATCTCCTGTTTTTCGGACGTATCCATCCAGAGAAGGGAACGCTGGAAGCGATTCAGATAGCCCGAGAGTCAGGGAAAGTCCTGCTAATAGCGGGGCTGATTCAGGACGATGCCTATTTCGAGCAAAAGATCGAGCCCTGCGTCGATGAAAGATCAGTCTTTTATATTGGGAACGTCGGGCCATCCGAGCGGAAAACGTTACTCGGAAAGGCGCTCGCTCTGCTTCACCCGATTCAGTTCGACGAACCTTTCGGTTTAAGCGTCGCTGAATCGATGTTTTGCGGTACACCGGTGATCGCCTTTAACCGTGGCTCGATGTGCGAGCTGATTGTCGACGGGAAAACCGGGTTCCTGGTCCATACAATCGGTGAGGCCGTTCAGGCTGTAAAAAGGGTTGCACAGCTTGACAGGCAGGAATGCCGCCAATGGGCGAAGGCGATGTTTTCGAAAGAAAAGATGGTGGACAATTACATGAGCGTCTACGAAGAAATTCTCCGGCGTTAG
- a CDS encoding cold-shock protein, whose translation MNRGTVKFFNDTKGFGFIAPEHGGADVFVHTTGLNDDIRENDSVYYDVEEGRKGMNAVNVTII comes from the coding sequence ATGAATAGAGGAACGGTTAAGTTTTTTAATGATACCAAAGGTTTTGGTTTCATTGCTCCAGAACATGGTGGAGCTGATGTTTTTGTACACACCACAGGTCTTAATGATGATATCCGTGAAAATGACAGTGTGTATTACGATGTAGAAGAAGGTAGAAAAGGCATGAACGCAGTTAATGTAACCATTATCTAG
- a CDS encoding glycoside hydrolase family 130 protein: MAVHLIRKNTVFQPDSSRVIARFLYNGEDRSKELISTILALDAGTQVRQLNSVLRKYAKRHRNILKVFERHFRKLEVLLKAMQIDPQDLETNQRLLIGAYFTMEYSIEAAAFFNPSIVADPDQSGVELGETRVILSFRATGEGHISSIVFRSALIDQNDDIVIDTPGRLLDSPEHVRNHIYKKKSFLSKLGEMQDLDNLAYPALERKLTETFTYEELKRYVEETSGLSEMDIAGAVFLREVMWLASSHYEMDFSLDTDISERVIFPIADTEKRGIEDARFVCFTDDKQEQTYFATYTAYDGVNILPKLLTTRDFYHFKVLPLHGEIAQNKGMALFPRKIKGKYAMLCRIDGVNNYIAYSDNISVWRKATLIQTPKFPWEFVQMGNCGSPIETRAGWLVLTHGVGPMREYVLGASLFELESPENEIGRLINPLLIPNASERDGYVPNVVYSCGAFVHNQSLIIPYATSDYASTYAVVNLEELLEDLIVDKN, encoded by the coding sequence ATGGCCGTACATCTCATTCGAAAAAACACCGTTTTTCAACCTGATTCAAGCCGGGTCATTGCGCGATTTCTATACAATGGCGAGGATAGGAGTAAAGAACTGATTTCGACTATCCTGGCTCTTGATGCAGGCACCCAGGTACGGCAACTGAACAGCGTTCTGAGAAAATACGCGAAACGGCATCGGAATATCCTCAAGGTATTCGAACGACATTTTCGAAAGCTGGAAGTTCTGCTCAAAGCCATGCAAATAGACCCGCAGGATCTGGAAACGAACCAACGTCTGCTGATCGGTGCCTATTTCACGATGGAATACTCCATCGAAGCTGCGGCCTTTTTCAACCCGTCCATTGTGGCCGATCCCGATCAATCCGGCGTCGAACTAGGTGAAACGCGGGTGATCCTCAGCTTTCGGGCTACAGGGGAAGGACATATATCGTCTATTGTATTCCGTTCTGCGCTCATTGACCAAAACGATGATATTGTCATCGATACGCCTGGCCGGTTACTCGATTCTCCCGAGCATGTGCGCAACCACATCTATAAGAAAAAGTCGTTTCTATCAAAATTAGGCGAAATGCAGGATTTGGATAATCTTGCGTATCCGGCTTTGGAAAGAAAGTTGACCGAGACTTTTACGTACGAAGAACTCAAACGGTACGTGGAAGAAACCAGCGGGTTGTCGGAGATGGACATCGCGGGCGCGGTGTTTCTCCGCGAGGTAATGTGGCTGGCCTCTTCGCACTATGAAATGGATTTTTCCCTTGATACCGACATCTCAGAACGTGTGATCTTTCCCATTGCGGATACGGAAAAAAGAGGTATCGAAGACGCGCGGTTTGTCTGTTTCACCGATGACAAGCAAGAGCAGACCTACTTTGCTACCTACACGGCGTACGATGGCGTCAATATCCTACCCAAGCTCTTGACTACCCGCGACTTCTATCATTTCAAAGTACTGCCGCTGCACGGAGAGATTGCGCAAAACAAGGGAATGGCACTTTTTCCCCGCAAGATCAAGGGTAAATACGCCATGCTTTGCCGTATCGACGGCGTTAATAATTACATTGCCTATTCGGATAATATCAGCGTTTGGCGCAAGGCCACGTTGATCCAGACACCCAAATTTCCCTGGGAATTCGTTCAAATGGGAAATTGTGGCTCACCCATTGAAACCCGGGCGGGATGGCTGGTATTAACGCACGGAGTAGGCCCGATGCGGGAGTACGTGCTAGGTGCATCGCTGTTTGAATTGGAAAGTCCTGAAAATGAGATTGGGCGTCTGATTAACCCCCTACTAATTCCCAACGCAAGCGAGCGCGACGGTTATGTGCCGAATGTCGTGTATTCCTGCGGCGCATTCGTGCACAATCAGAGCCTGATTATCCCCTATGCGACTTCCGACTATGCCTCTACTTATGCAGTGGTCAATTTAGAAGAATTATTAGAAGACCTTATCGTCGACAAGAACTAA
- a CDS encoding response regulator, which produces MNRNGEIINIEDDEEDRNVLEYVFEKLSYPNRRAYFKDGASALAYMNAPYAEPFLILSDIDHPYMDGADLDTQLITDIEIRRTGIPYLYLTNRANHELIIDAYGKLALGFFIKPNSPKELVSTLKAIMDYWLACAISS; this is translated from the coding sequence ATGAACAGAAACGGAGAAATTATTAATATTGAGGATGACGAGGAGGACAGAAATGTGCTGGAATATGTATTTGAAAAGCTGAGCTATCCCAACAGGAGGGCCTATTTCAAGGATGGAGCGTCAGCGTTAGCCTACATGAATGCGCCCTATGCAGAACCCTTCCTGATACTGTCTGACATTGATCACCCTTATATGGATGGTGCCGACCTTGACACTCAGCTTATTACTGACATTGAAATAAGGCGAACGGGCATCCCTTATCTTTATCTAACAAACAGGGCAAATCACGAGCTGATAATCGATGCATATGGTAAATTGGCGCTAGGCTTCTTCATTAAACCCAATTCGCCAAAGGAACTTGTTTCGACGCTGAAAGCCATTATGGATTATTGGCTGGCATGTGCTATTTCCTCTTGA
- a CDS encoding fatty acid desaturase, which produces MSFIDVVLRVPSYGWQDDEGNLVKPSVKQLFSEFFQRLNVFRDKRNWLTVLSWGKVVCMVPFLLLFILKFFTVPLLIAAFIYSMFVMGTHGTIWHHRYCTHGAYKFRNHFWRFFTQNLTISMIPEEIYVVSHHVHHAKSDRPGDPYNAEGGFLYCFLADVNHQPISLSLDEIQYSRVKSLMKHTGLVPNTFQQYKRWGSYQHPRRALVSWVLNWSFWYLIFFLLGGHALSCTLFGAAGFWAVGVRTFNYEGHGKGEDKQRPGIDFYHADRSINQLWPGVVAGEWHNNHHLFPKSARSGFKPYQIDFAWYYIKFLHILGAVTSYNDAKKMFDTRYSNPKNEVDENTTTVAAVRLNAKPAKNR; this is translated from the coding sequence ATGAGTTTTATCGATGTCGTATTACGCGTACCATCTTATGGCTGGCAAGACGACGAGGGAAACCTTGTCAAACCCAGTGTTAAACAATTATTTTCAGAGTTTTTCCAGAGATTGAATGTTTTTCGAGACAAAAGAAATTGGTTAACGGTTTTGAGTTGGGGAAAGGTGGTCTGCATGGTACCATTTCTACTACTTTTTATCTTAAAATTTTTTACCGTTCCATTGCTGATCGCCGCGTTCATATACAGCATGTTCGTTATGGGAACACACGGTACCATCTGGCACCACCGATATTGCACGCATGGCGCTTACAAATTTCGCAATCATTTCTGGCGGTTTTTCACACAGAATTTGACGATTAGTATGATCCCTGAGGAAATATATGTGGTGTCTCACCACGTACATCATGCCAAATCTGATCGCCCGGGAGATCCTTATAATGCGGAAGGCGGTTTTTTGTACTGCTTTTTGGCGGATGTTAATCACCAGCCCATTTCACTGAGTCTGGATGAAATCCAATATAGTCGCGTAAAATCACTAATGAAGCATACCGGTCTCGTCCCGAATACATTCCAGCAGTACAAGAGATGGGGATCCTACCAACATCCCAGAAGAGCCTTAGTCAGTTGGGTCCTGAACTGGTCGTTTTGGTATTTAATCTTTTTCTTGCTTGGAGGGCATGCATTATCATGTACACTCTTCGGAGCGGCAGGCTTTTGGGCCGTAGGTGTCAGAACTTTCAATTACGAAGGGCACGGCAAGGGGGAGGATAAGCAGCGCCCCGGAATCGATTTCTACCATGCAGATCGATCTATTAACCAACTGTGGCCAGGAGTTGTTGCCGGTGAGTGGCACAATAACCATCACTTATTTCCTAAAAGTGCAAGAAGTGGTTTTAAACCATACCAAATCGATTTTGCATGGTATTATATCAAATTTCTGCATATCCTCGGTGCAGTGACTAGCTATAATGATGCAAAAAAAATGTTTGACACTCGATACTCAAACCCCAAAAATGAGGTAGATGAAAACACAACGACAGTAGCGGCTGTTCGATTAAACGCTAAACCAGCAAAAAACCGCTAA
- a CDS encoding Lrp/AsnC ligand binding domain-containing protein produces the protein MQKYSDIDNTDLRILSLLIENAALPYTEIGKRVFVSGGTVHVRMKKLEQMGIVKGSQLVIDPTKLGWDISAFLGIYLDKSSLYEQVATELEGIPEVVNIHYTTGIYSIFLKIVCRDTGHLREILHDKIQKVNGIQRTETFISLEERINRSIPLAES, from the coding sequence ATGCAAAAATATTCAGATATTGATAATACCGACCTCCGCATCCTCTCGCTGTTGATAGAGAATGCTGCGTTACCGTACACGGAAATCGGTAAGCGGGTATTTGTCTCGGGCGGTACAGTGCACGTGCGCATGAAAAAGCTGGAACAGATGGGCATCGTCAAAGGCTCTCAGCTCGTCATCGATCCTACGAAACTCGGCTGGGACATTAGCGCATTCCTGGGGATCTACCTCGATAAGAGTTCGTTGTATGAGCAAGTTGCGACCGAGCTCGAAGGGATTCCGGAAGTTGTGAATATCCATTATACTACCGGAATTTATAGTATCTTTCTTAAAATCGTGTGCAGGGACACCGGCCACCTCCGCGAAATCCTTCATGACAAGATCCAAAAGGTAAATGGTATCCAGCGTACGGAAACCTTTATTTCCCTGGAAGAGCGGATCAATCGCTCGATTCCGTTGGCTGAGAGCTAG
- a CDS encoding energy transducer TonB translates to MKRLQENRIDQISKYLQANKLDPELLPEILDHLACEAEESLWDGKPFEQIYHDMVKTADAQTLLNLSVDHQNLLAMEKSLNDIVFENRNKSYGAYDLRKGYGQTVQRSVVMGVAFFLMLVMFPQLYAKLIPDPKPDDIAYIVEAKPVDILMEEPPALPPAKEELPPVQKTVKSLTPEVLPDEKVEIEELPPVVDDLSNAQPSTETVNGVADLDVIVPPVENAVAPKAEAAGIEMKKEETFTFVEQSPQYAGGNEAMAAFLRKNLKYPRPASQAGVQGKVFVQFTVGSDGKIENAAAIKGIGFGCDEEAVRVVKMMKEWMPGKQAGVPVRVRFTLPIAFQLD, encoded by the coding sequence ATGAAACGCCTTCAGGAAAATCGCATTGACCAAATAAGCAAGTATTTGCAGGCAAACAAGCTAGACCCGGAACTGCTTCCGGAGATTCTCGATCACCTGGCTTGTGAAGCGGAGGAAAGTCTTTGGGATGGCAAGCCATTCGAGCAGATTTACCATGACATGGTGAAAACGGCTGATGCGCAAACCCTCCTGAATCTGAGTGTTGATCATCAAAATCTATTAGCCATGGAAAAATCTTTGAATGACATCGTCTTCGAGAACCGTAACAAGTCTTACGGCGCGTACGATCTGAGAAAAGGTTACGGACAGACCGTTCAGCGGTCGGTGGTGATGGGTGTGGCGTTCTTTTTAATGCTGGTGATGTTCCCGCAATTGTACGCGAAGCTGATACCGGATCCGAAGCCCGACGACATTGCGTACATTGTAGAGGCGAAGCCGGTGGACATTTTAATGGAAGAACCGCCGGCCCTGCCTCCTGCCAAAGAGGAATTGCCTCCGGTGCAGAAGACAGTGAAATCGCTCACGCCGGAAGTGCTGCCGGATGAAAAAGTAGAGATAGAGGAGTTGCCGCCGGTGGTAGATGACCTGAGCAATGCACAGCCATCGACAGAAACCGTGAACGGGGTGGCGGATCTGGATGTGATTGTTCCGCCGGTTGAAAATGCGGTGGCGCCGAAAGCAGAGGCTGCGGGGATCGAGATGAAGAAGGAAGAGACATTTACATTTGTGGAGCAGTCGCCACAATATGCAGGAGGAAATGAAGCGATGGCGGCTTTCCTGCGCAAAAACCTGAAATACCCGCGTCCTGCATCGCAGGCAGGCGTGCAGGGAAAGGTATTCGTACAATTTACAGTAGGTTCTGATGGAAAAATAGAGAATGCGGCCGCAATCAAGGGTATTGGGTTTGGTTGCGATGAAGAGGCGGTGAGAGTAGTGAAGATGATGAAAGAGTGGATGCCTGGCAAACAAGCGGGTGTTCCGGTGAGGGTTAGATTCACGCTGCCGATCGCATTTCAACTGGACTAG
- a CDS encoding Nif3-like dinuclear metal center hexameric protein, with the protein MAFIKEILTELEKLAPLPYQEEYDNAGLLVGSPDNEVTGILFSLDITEEIVEEAVRKNCNLIVAHHPIIFKGLKKLNGKNYVERTIIQAIKNDIALYATHTNLDHVTGGVNWQIARRLGLQNIKVLAPKKQILTKLAFFCPVENTQEVLNALFEAGAGEIGDYRNCSFRSEGLGTFLPGESANPAVGSRGELETVQEHRVEVMLPSHLQAQVLHALRRAHPYEEVAYYMSALENENQEVGAGAIGELPEPLEPNAFLAHLKRQMEVQVIKHTEPAGRPVRRVAVCGGAGSFLLRNAISGGADVFVTADYKYHEFFDAEGRIMICDIGHYESEVFTKNLLHDYLSGKFSNFALCLSETSTNPVRYFF; encoded by the coding sequence ATGGCTTTCATCAAAGAAATTTTAACCGAACTCGAAAAACTCGCGCCGCTGCCTTATCAGGAAGAATATGACAATGCCGGATTGCTCGTCGGGTCGCCGGATAACGAGGTTACCGGCATTTTATTTTCGCTCGATATCACCGAAGAAATCGTCGAGGAGGCCGTACGCAAAAACTGCAACCTGATCGTCGCCCACCATCCGATCATTTTCAAGGGCCTTAAAAAGCTCAATGGTAAAAATTATGTCGAACGAACGATCATTCAGGCGATCAAAAACGACATTGCACTCTATGCCACCCACACGAACCTGGACCACGTGACCGGCGGCGTGAACTGGCAGATCGCCCGGCGGCTCGGATTGCAGAACATTAAAGTACTCGCGCCCAAAAAGCAGATTCTTACCAAACTCGCGTTCTTTTGCCCTGTTGAAAACACGCAGGAGGTCTTGAATGCCCTGTTCGAAGCCGGTGCAGGTGAGATCGGCGATTATCGGAATTGCAGTTTCAGAAGCGAGGGACTGGGCACATTCCTTCCCGGAGAGTCAGCGAACCCGGCAGTTGGCTCACGCGGCGAGCTCGAAACCGTGCAGGAACATCGGGTGGAAGTAATGCTTCCCTCCCACTTGCAAGCGCAGGTATTGCATGCACTCAGGCGCGCCCATCCGTACGAAGAAGTAGCCTATTATATGTCGGCGCTTGAAAACGAAAACCAGGAAGTGGGTGCCGGGGCCATTGGCGAACTGCCGGAGCCGCTGGAACCCAATGCTTTCCTGGCCCATTTGAAACGGCAAATGGAAGTACAGGTGATCAAACACACCGAACCGGCCGGCCGACCCGTCCGCCGGGTGGCGGTTTGCGGCGGCGCGGGCAGTTTTTTGCTCCGCAATGCCATTTCCGGCGGCGCCGATGTATTTGTGACGGCGGATTACAAGTATCACGAATTTTTCGATGCCGAAGGTCGCATTATGATCTGTGACATAGGACATTACGAAAGCGAAGTATTTACGAAAAATTTATTACATGACTATTTATCCGGAAAATTTAGTAATTTCGCACTCTGTTTGTCAGAAACCAGCACTAATCCGGTTCGGTATTTTTTCTGA
- a CDS encoding 3'-5' exonuclease, whose protein sequence is MYAIVDIETTGGGGTSRITEIAVFRHDGARIVDFFHSLINPEIYIPPFITRLTGIDNEMVKDAPTFYEVQDAVRAMTRDAWFVAHNAKFDYGFIKREFGALDEYFQRDLLCTVQLSRKIFPGLKSYSLGNLCESLEIMIENRHRAHGDAEATVRLFEKLLLHDRQKLIPMDLYQ, encoded by the coding sequence ATGTATGCGATAGTTGATATTGAAACCACAGGCGGGGGAGGAACTTCACGCATTACAGAGATTGCCGTTTTCAGACATGATGGTGCCCGGATCGTCGACTTCTTTCATTCACTGATTAACCCGGAAATTTACATTCCGCCCTTCATCACCCGCCTTACGGGCATTGATAACGAAATGGTGAAAGACGCGCCGACTTTCTATGAGGTGCAGGATGCGGTAAGGGCCATGACCCGCGATGCGTGGTTTGTGGCACACAATGCGAAGTTTGATTATGGTTTTATCAAACGCGAGTTTGGTGCATTGGACGAATATTTCCAGCGCGACTTGCTATGCACTGTGCAGCTGAGCCGGAAAATCTTTCCGGGATTGAAATCGTACAGCCTGGGAAATCTTTGTGAAAGTCTGGAAATCATGATCGAGAACCGCCACCGGGCCCACGGCGATGCCGAAGCGACGGTGCGTTTGTTTGAAAAATTGCTGCTCCACGACCGTCAGAAGCTCATACCGATGGACCTGTATCAATAG
- a CDS encoding PadR family transcriptional regulator, with translation MENNTTSNEYVRGTLKTIVLNLLAEHDRMYGYEITQEVKDRTGGAIALTFGALYPVLHKLEQEGLLLTESVEVDGRLRKYYSLTHRGNETARTKTNDLERFIEAVRLLLAPKNLATE, from the coding sequence ATGGAGAATAACACAACGAGTAACGAGTATGTACGGGGTACATTGAAAACCATCGTGTTGAACCTGCTGGCGGAGCACGACCGGATGTACGGTTACGAAATCACCCAGGAAGTTAAAGATAGGACAGGCGGCGCGATCGCGCTGACATTCGGTGCGCTGTATCCCGTGCTCCATAAACTGGAACAGGAAGGGCTGCTGCTGACGGAGTCGGTGGAAGTGGACGGGCGTCTGAGAAAATACTATTCCCTGACCCACCGCGGCAATGAAACCGCGCGTACTAAAACCAATGACTTAGAGCGTTTTATAGAGGCAGTAAGATTGCTACTCGCCCCTAAAAACCTGGCAACCGAATAA
- a CDS encoding lysophospholipid acyltransferase family protein yields the protein MKFTIPQYPRSLWRTIAQLLTDLPAALLSNALLCLTSLLSILLSLLLRFVLQYWKIVIRKNLISSFPTKSAEEIRGLTSAYYRHMSDLLLEPFLFYLAPERLRKRLAKYNNPEVLELLHADQRPVIVFASHYGNWEYLINLPQVTDYPVYTAYSPIKNGLLDRMMIRLRSFLGVKLIPKKGFYRQALSLLRQTAIPNLLVVIADQRPAPGSDKFHISFLDQETAVQTGGERMAASSQAAVVYVESQKRSRFSYEFTFRLMEHPDRSTPLSITKSYYHFLENSISRAPSYWLWSHNRWKIPAAGAIHSS from the coding sequence ATGAAATTCACTATCCCGCAATACCCGAGATCTTTATGGCGAACAATAGCGCAGCTATTAACAGATCTGCCAGCCGCTCTTTTGAGTAATGCGCTGCTTTGCCTGACGTCACTCCTGTCAATTTTACTATCCTTATTGCTTCGGTTTGTACTGCAATACTGGAAAATAGTGATCCGGAAAAATCTGATAAGTTCTTTCCCCACCAAGTCCGCAGAGGAGATCCGTGGGCTGACAAGCGCATATTACCGCCATATGAGCGACCTATTGCTCGAACCTTTTTTGTTTTACCTGGCTCCTGAAAGACTGAGAAAGCGCCTGGCTAAGTATAATAATCCGGAAGTTTTGGAATTACTCCACGCAGACCAGCGGCCAGTAATAGTCTTCGCTTCGCACTACGGGAACTGGGAATATCTGATTAATCTTCCGCAAGTAACGGACTATCCGGTCTACACAGCTTACTCGCCAATCAAAAATGGTCTGCTCGACAGAATGATGATCAGGTTGCGTTCTTTCCTGGGGGTCAAACTTATTCCCAAGAAGGGATTTTACCGGCAAGCGTTGTCGCTATTGCGCCAAACTGCTATCCCTAACTTACTGGTGGTCATTGCAGATCAGCGGCCTGCGCCTGGCAGCGACAAATTTCATATTTCATTCCTGGACCAGGAGACTGCCGTTCAAACGGGAGGAGAACGGATGGCGGCTTCATCGCAGGCGGCAGTCGTGTACGTTGAATCGCAAAAAAGGTCTCGTTTCAGCTACGAGTTCACATTTCGGCTGATGGAGCACCCTGACCGGTCAACGCCCCTGAGCATTACAAAGTCTTACTATCATTTTCTGGAGAATAGCATCAGCCGTGCCCCATCTTACTGGTTATGGTCACACAACCGGTGGAAAATTCCGGCGGCGGGTGCTATCCATTCATCTTAA